The Tripterygium wilfordii isolate XIE 37 chromosome 5, ASM1340144v1, whole genome shotgun sequence genome window below encodes:
- the LOC119998939 gene encoding uncharacterized protein LOC119998939 encodes MQSLSNAKAKNKILSPKPKSKHEWRVLWSAQMAFTFTLAHCSRVASLRLPILHQRTSLGSLKVAGIRCSNDKTLRTCKNCKTQFDPSLNHHRACLFHTAHFGGETKRKFESVYTGGTMSTPDSGQVFQYWHCCGSEDPFDPGCTAAPHASYDD; translated from the exons ATGCAATCTTTATCAAATGCCAAAGCCAAGAATAAGATTTTGTCTCCAAAACCCAAATCCAAGCACGAGTGGCGAGTGCTGTGGAGTGCACAGATGGCTTTCACCTTCACACTTGCTCACTGTAGCAGAGTTGCTTCCTTGCGGTTGCCAATTCTACATCAAAGAACAAGCCTAGGATCGCTGAAAGTTGCTGGGATTCGGTGCTCGAACGACAAAACTCTCAGAACTTGCAAGAATTGCAAAACCCAATTCGACCCTTCACTCAATCATCATCGCGCTTGTCTCTTCCACACTGCTCATTTTGGAG GGGAAACAAAACGTAAGTTTGAGAGTGTATACACTGGAGGCACCATGAGTACACCCGACTCTGGCCAGGTTTTCCAGTATTGGCATTGTTGTGGATCTGAAGATCCCTTTGACCCTGGATGTACAGCTGCCCCCCATGCTTCATACGACGATTGA